One Thauera sp. K11 DNA window includes the following coding sequences:
- a CDS encoding 50S ribosomal protein L25/general stress protein Ctc: MQIEFKATKRDAQGTGASRRLRRAGQLPGIVYGGAGDVRLVQMDHNELYHLLRKEAFHSSVLTIDIDGSKETVVLRDTQWHPYKQQVLHIDFQRIDSGQKMHLKVPLHFVNGDVSPAVKLGGCMIAHPINEVDIQCLPANLPGFIEVDLSALNAGETIHLSQLKLPAGVEVVHHGEGDPVVANATVAKGPAPEAAEGEAA, translated from the coding sequence ATGCAGATCGAATTCAAGGCCACCAAGCGTGACGCTCAAGGTACGGGTGCGAGCCGCCGCCTGCGTCGCGCCGGCCAGTTGCCGGGCATCGTCTACGGCGGCGCCGGCGACGTCCGACTGGTGCAGATGGACCACAACGAGCTTTACCACCTGCTGCGCAAGGAAGCGTTCCACTCTTCCGTGCTGACCATCGACATCGACGGCAGCAAGGAAACCGTGGTGCTGCGCGACACCCAGTGGCATCCGTACAAGCAGCAGGTGCTGCACATCGACTTCCAGCGCATCGACTCCGGCCAGAAGATGCACCTCAAGGTGCCGCTGCACTTCGTCAATGGCGACGTCAGCCCGGCCGTCAAGCTCGGCGGCTGCATGATCGCGCACCCGATCAACGAGGTAGACATCCAGTGCCTGCCGGCCAATCTGCCCGGATTCATCGAGGTCGACCTGTCGGCGCTGAACGCCGGTGAGACGATCCACCTGTCGCAGCTCAAGCTGCCAGCCGGCGTCGAGGTCGTGCACCACGGCGAAGGCGACCCGGTCGTGGCCAACGCCACCGTCGCCAAGGGCCCGGCACCCGAAGCCGCGGAAGGCGAAGCG